A single Verrucomicrobiia bacterium DNA region contains:
- a CDS encoding sulfatase: MKTNSLLHQPWPDLPAHANSHHYWVVVALIVFFPLLLGAASPRYNVLFLVADDMRPELGCYGHPLVQSPHLDRLAAQGLRFNRAYCQEALCNPSRASLLTGLRPETLGVYDLITHFRDQKPEVVTLPQLFKQNGYRSLSVGKIFHVTNGNHDDPESWSEPPWHGPRASARPATNPSPAAAKPKSKKKKAITPDRSNTMPFDNPDCDDDDLIDGQIATQAIAVLNRIKDQPFFLGVGFHKPHLPFVAPRKYWELYDPQQLQLASNPFLPKDAPALASNNASELRRYKSIPATGAIPDATARQLLQGYYACISYTDAQIGRVLRELDRLGLRDNTIVIFFGDHGYHLGDHGTWNKRTNWETATRAPLLISVPNQSNRGAVSDALVEFTDLYPTLADLCGLKPPADLEGLSFRPLLENPHADWKQAAFSIYPKKDPELGPVVGRAMRTPQYRLVEWAASESDFKTYELYDELADPEENVNLANAPEYRERRNQLVQQLNDGWQKARPKTSH, encoded by the coding sequence ATGAAAACCAACTCGCTACTCCACCAGCCCTGGCCGGACTTGCCCGCCCACGCCAACAGCCATCATTACTGGGTCGTTGTCGCGCTCATCGTTTTCTTCCCGCTGCTCCTCGGCGCGGCTTCGCCCCGCTATAACGTGCTGTTTCTGGTCGCCGATGATATGCGGCCCGAGTTGGGTTGCTACGGTCATCCGTTGGTCCAATCGCCCCATCTCGATCGCCTGGCGGCTCAAGGGTTGCGGTTCAATCGCGCCTATTGCCAGGAAGCGCTCTGCAATCCGTCCCGCGCTTCCCTGCTCACCGGATTGCGCCCCGAAACCCTCGGCGTGTACGATTTGATCACCCACTTCCGCGACCAGAAACCGGAGGTGGTGACGCTGCCCCAGTTGTTCAAACAAAACGGCTATCGCAGTCTGTCTGTGGGCAAGATTTTTCATGTCACCAACGGAAATCACGATGATCCGGAGTCCTGGAGCGAACCGCCCTGGCATGGGCCGCGCGCTTCGGCCCGACCGGCAACGAACCCTTCCCCCGCTGCCGCCAAGCCCAAAAGCAAAAAGAAAAAGGCCATCACGCCCGATCGGTCCAATACCATGCCCTTTGATAATCCGGACTGTGATGATGACGATTTAATTGATGGCCAGATCGCCACTCAAGCCATCGCGGTTTTGAATCGGATCAAGGATCAACCGTTCTTTTTGGGCGTCGGCTTCCACAAACCGCACCTGCCTTTTGTCGCCCCCCGAAAATACTGGGAGCTTTACGATCCCCAACAGTTGCAACTGGCGTCGAATCCCTTCCTCCCCAAGGACGCTCCGGCTTTGGCCAGCAACAATGCCTCGGAACTGCGCCGTTACAAAAGTATTCCCGCCACGGGCGCGATCCCGGACGCAACCGCCCGCCAATTGCTCCAAGGCTACTACGCCTGCATCAGTTACACCGACGCGCAAATCGGGCGGGTGTTGCGCGAGCTGGACCGTCTCGGTTTACGTGACAATACGATTGTCATTTTCTTTGGCGATCACGGTTATCATCTGGGCGATCACGGCACCTGGAACAAACGCACGAATTGGGAAACCGCCACCCGCGCGCCGCTGCTGATTTCAGTACCGAATCAAAGCAATCGGGGCGCGGTCTCGGATGCGTTGGTGGAATTTACCGACCTCTATCCCACGCTGGCGGATCTGTGCGGACTCAAGCCACCAGCCGATCTGGAGGGCCTCAGCTTTCGGCCGTTGCTGGAAAATCCCCATGCGGATTGGAAGCAGGCGGCGTTTAGTATTTACCCCAAAAAAGATCCCGAGTTGGGACCCGTGGTGGGCCGCGCCATGCGGACGCCGCAGTATCGGCTGGTGGAATGGGCGGCCAGCGAGAGCGATTTCAAAACTTACGAGCTTTACGATGAACTCGCGGACCCTGAGGAAAACGTGAATCTGGCCAACGCGCCGGAATACCGTGAACGCCGCAACCAACTGGTTCAACAACTTAACGACGGCTGGCAAAAAGCCCGGCCAAAAACTTCGCATTAA
- a CDS encoding DUF1559 domain-containing protein, translated as MRRPPARAFTLIELLVVIAIIAILAAMLLPALARAKQKAQGIQCLNNGKQMMLGILMYSEDYNSILPPNPDDANSFFGHNWVPGNAGGSGNSVSWRPEYLQDPQRCAILNYIGKNVALFKCPADNRTGKPGVGQYAGQVIPTPRTYSMNGAVGSACVSWQEGGGHGGVPQTTTRAPHLTGTANDPLYYKYNKISNIVRPGASDLWVLLDESPILLNDGAFGFRMTESMWVDAPGNYHAGACGVTFADGHSEIKKWQSGRTGKFVGAVAAGSAEERDYIWLRDRTSARTN; from the coding sequence ATGAGGCGGCCACCAGCCCGTGCGTTCACCTTGATTGAACTATTGGTGGTCATCGCCATTATCGCCATTCTGGCGGCCATGCTCCTGCCGGCCTTGGCGCGCGCCAAACAGAAGGCGCAAGGCATCCAATGCCTGAACAACGGCAAACAGATGATGCTCGGCATCCTGATGTATTCCGAAGACTACAACAGCATCCTCCCGCCCAATCCCGATGACGCCAACAGCTTTTTCGGACACAACTGGGTTCCCGGAAACGCCGGCGGCTCCGGCAATAGCGTCAGTTGGCGCCCCGAATACCTGCAGGATCCGCAGCGCTGCGCGATCTTGAATTACATCGGAAAGAACGTCGCGCTATTCAAATGTCCGGCGGATAACCGGACGGGGAAACCCGGGGTCGGACAATATGCCGGCCAGGTAATCCCTACTCCTCGCACGTACTCGATGAATGGCGCGGTAGGTAGTGCTTGTGTCAGTTGGCAAGAAGGCGGTGGCCATGGTGGGGTACCCCAAACCACGACCCGCGCCCCCCATTTGACCGGTACGGCCAATGATCCGCTTTACTATAAATACAATAAAATTTCCAACATTGTGAGGCCCGGCGCCTCAGACCTTTGGGTGTTACTGGACGAAAGTCCGATTCTGCTCAATGACGGCGCCTTCGGATTCCGCATGACTGAATCCATGTGGGTGGATGCTCCGGGTAATTACCATGCCGGCGCCTGCGGGGTCACCTTTGCCGACGGTCATTCCGAAATTAAAAAGTGGCAATCGGGGCGCACTGGAAAATTTGTCGGCGCGGTCGCGGCAGGTTCGGCCGAGGAAAGAGACTACATCTGGTTACGCGATCGCACCTCGGCGCGAACCAATTAA
- a CDS encoding prepilin-type N-terminal cleavage/methylation domain-containing protein has product MKTRMTTTLPVPRNFRPAYHARGFTLIELLVVIAIIAILAAMLLPALGKAKQKAEQIYCLNNGKQMMLSVQLYTHDAEDLFPPNEDDSGAPAGHSWVKGDAGAGGGEEFNPDILMNPSTALLQPYVGNNITIYKCPADRRKPGLYRGTNPGMAGQRIPPVRTFSMSQAVGTACNGKAKNSGHTSGRITMPVSGPWLDGTHNHLSGRPYKTFGKMAHFTGTASPATIWVLVDEDPDSLNDGGFAVAMNVAEWLDYPATFHNFGGGFAFADGHSEIHKWKDGKTKPRVPVSTISLPVANRVDWQWMVDHTSAR; this is encoded by the coding sequence ATGAAAACGCGTATGACCACTACTCTGCCTGTCCCTCGTAACTTCCGTCCGGCTTATCACGCCCGCGGCTTCACCTTGATTGAACTGCTCGTCGTGATTGCCATCATTGCCATTCTCGCGGCCATGCTGCTTCCCGCCTTGGGCAAGGCCAAGCAGAAGGCGGAACAAATTTACTGCCTCAACAACGGCAAACAAATGATGTTGAGCGTCCAACTCTACACCCACGATGCGGAAGATCTGTTTCCGCCCAATGAAGACGACTCCGGGGCGCCGGCGGGACACTCCTGGGTCAAAGGCGATGCCGGGGCGGGAGGCGGTGAAGAATTTAATCCAGACATCCTAATGAACCCCAGCACCGCGTTGCTGCAACCCTACGTGGGCAATAACATCACCATTTACAAATGCCCGGCGGATCGGCGTAAACCCGGTCTGTATCGTGGGACGAATCCCGGCATGGCTGGACAACGCATTCCACCAGTGCGCACTTTTTCCATGAGTCAGGCAGTCGGTACCGCCTGCAACGGAAAGGCTAAAAACAGCGGACACACCAGCGGGCGGATCACAATGCCGGTAAGCGGCCCCTGGCTTGACGGCACCCACAACCATCTTTCGGGGAGACCTTACAAAACTTTCGGTAAAATGGCGCACTTCACCGGTACCGCCTCACCCGCCACGATCTGGGTCCTGGTGGATGAAGATCCCGACAGCCTGAACGATGGCGGCTTTGCAGTGGCGATGAATGTCGCCGAGTGGCTCGATTATCCAGCCACGTTTCACAATTTCGGCGGAGGTTTCGCCTTTGCCGATGGACATTCCGAAATCCACAAATGGAAAGATGGCAAAACCAAACCGCGAGTACCCGTCTCCACCATCAGCCTGCCGGTAGCCAACCGGGTGGACTGGCAATGGATGGTTGACCACACTTCTGCTCGGTAA
- a CDS encoding LysR family transcriptional regulator, with amino-acid sequence MQIESLKVFCDLAETESFTKAAQINNVTQSAVSQQISSLERQFKSLLIERSKKKFRLTREGEVLYDFSKQIIQTYDGLHNKLQEIKDVISGTIRVATIYSIGLHDLPPYIKKFLKGYPTVHVHVEYRRANQVYEDVLSNIVDLGLVAYPSKDAKLEIVPLRKDPLVLICHPQHPLAKQKSIKLTAIAGQKFVGFEPDIPTRKAIDRILKEREVDIKTVMEFDNIETVKRAVEIDAGVSIVPLGTLSQEVAKQTLAAIAIEDAELFRPLAAIYKKSKVLSPAMKQFIAILKEGAAKA; translated from the coding sequence ATGCAAATTGAGAGTCTCAAGGTTTTCTGCGATCTCGCAGAAACGGAAAGTTTCACCAAGGCCGCCCAAATCAACAACGTCACCCAGTCCGCCGTCAGCCAGCAGATCAGTTCACTCGAACGCCAATTCAAGTCGCTGCTGATTGAGCGCAGCAAAAAGAAATTCCGGCTCACCCGCGAAGGCGAGGTGCTGTACGATTTCAGCAAACAGATCATCCAGACCTACGACGGTTTGCACAATAAACTGCAGGAGATCAAGGACGTCATTTCGGGCACGATCCGCGTGGCCACCATTTACAGCATTGGTTTGCACGACCTGCCGCCGTACATCAAAAAGTTTCTCAAGGGGTACCCGACGGTGCATGTGCATGTGGAGTATCGGCGCGCCAATCAGGTGTATGAGGATGTGTTAAGCAACATCGTGGATCTCGGTCTGGTGGCGTATCCCAGCAAGGATGCCAAGCTGGAGATCGTCCCGTTGCGCAAGGATCCGCTGGTGTTGATCTGCCATCCGCAACATCCGCTTGCCAAACAGAAATCCATCAAGCTGACCGCCATCGCCGGACAAAAATTTGTGGGCTTCGAGCCGGACATTCCCACCCGCAAGGCCATTGATAGAATCCTGAAGGAGCGGGAAGTGGACATCAAAACGGTGATGGAGTTCGACAATATTGAAACGGTGAAACGCGCGGTGGAAATTGACGCCGGCGTCTCCATCGTGCCGCTGGGAACGCTTAGCCAGGAAGTCGCCAAACAGACCCTCGCGGCCATTGCCATCGAGGATGCGGAGTTGTTTCGTCCGCTCGCGGCGATCTACAAAAAAAGCAAAGTGCTTTCCCCGGCGATGAAGCAATTCATCGCCATCCTCAAGGAAGGCGCGGCGAAGGCTTGA
- the hemB gene encoding porphobilinogen synthase yields the protein MSVKFTGRFPVARPRRLRQSAALRRMVCETHLRPAQLVLPLFARQGKKIRKPIHAMPGVFQLSPDELVREAERAHQAGVPAVLLFGIPERKDERASGAYAHHGIVQQTIRRLKRELPELLVMTDVCLCEYMSHGHCGVVRSGPHGARILNDPSLKLLARTAVSHAAAGADLVAPSDMMDGRVGAIRSALDAAGFIDTPIMSYAAKFASAYYGPFREAAESAPQFGDRRSYQMDAGNAEEALREVALDIQEGADIVMVKPALAYLDIVHRVKREFGYPTAVYSVSAEYAMIKAAAANGWIDERAVTLESLLAMRRAGADILITYAATDVARWLAE from the coding sequence ATGAGCGTCAAATTTACGGGACGATTCCCCGTCGCCCGACCCCGACGATTGCGACAATCCGCGGCGTTGCGGCGGATGGTTTGCGAAACGCATTTGCGTCCCGCGCAACTGGTCCTGCCGCTCTTTGCGCGACAGGGGAAAAAAATCCGCAAGCCGATTCACGCGATGCCGGGCGTGTTTCAGCTTTCGCCTGATGAACTTGTACGCGAAGCCGAACGGGCGCATCAGGCCGGCGTGCCGGCGGTGTTGCTCTTCGGCATTCCCGAGCGCAAAGACGAGCGCGCGTCCGGCGCTTACGCCCATCACGGTATCGTGCAACAAACCATCCGCCGGTTGAAACGGGAGCTGCCGGAATTATTGGTCATGACCGATGTGTGTTTGTGCGAATACATGAGCCACGGACATTGCGGTGTGGTTCGATCCGGCCCGCACGGCGCGCGGATTTTGAATGACCCTTCGTTGAAGCTGTTGGCGCGGACGGCGGTGAGCCACGCGGCGGCAGGAGCGGATTTGGTTGCGCCCAGCGACATGATGGACGGGCGGGTTGGAGCGATTCGCAGCGCGTTGGACGCGGCGGGATTCATTGACACCCCAATCATGTCCTACGCGGCCAAATTTGCCTCGGCCTATTATGGACCGTTTCGTGAGGCGGCGGAATCCGCGCCCCAGTTTGGCGACCGACGCAGTTACCAGATGGATGCGGGCAACGCCGAGGAAGCGTTGCGCGAAGTGGCGCTCGACATTCAGGAAGGCGCCGACATCGTCATGGTGAAACCGGCGCTGGCTTATTTGGACATCGTTCACCGCGTCAAAAGGGAGTTTGGTTATCCCACGGCGGTGTACTCGGTCAGCGCGGAATACGCGATGATCAAAGCGGCGGCGGCGAACGGCTGGATTGATGAGCGGGCGGTGACGTTGGAAAGCTTGCTGGCCATGCGTCGGGCGGGCGCGGATATTTTGATCACCTATGCGGCCACCGATGTCGCGCGATGGCTTGCGGAATGA
- a CDS encoding FHA domain-containing protein, giving the protein MAKLIILSQDMAGRSHEIKVDKTTIGRMDDNTFPIAESSVSSHHCEVYLRDNDVVVKDLDSTNGTFINGNRVTAETVLKPGQILRLGQVELRLEGEGAPAAPEAPAKPAAPKSAPESTTVVQRGVSLTDLEQGGRRPEGAASKAFTKKENKGNKIFLIAAISVGVIIVLLVLFALLSAGKPGQ; this is encoded by the coding sequence ATGGCGAAACTCATCATACTCAGCCAAGACATGGCGGGCCGTTCACATGAGATCAAGGTGGACAAAACCACCATTGGGCGCATGGACGACAACACCTTCCCAATCGCTGAGTCCTCCGTTTCCAGCCATCACTGTGAGGTTTATCTGCGCGATAACGACGTGGTGGTCAAAGACCTCGACTCAACCAACGGCACATTTATCAACGGCAATCGCGTCACGGCTGAGACCGTGTTGAAGCCGGGCCAGATTTTACGGCTCGGTCAGGTGGAGTTGCGTTTGGAAGGCGAAGGCGCTCCCGCCGCGCCCGAAGCGCCCGCCAAACCGGCAGCGCCAAAGTCCGCTCCGGAAAGCACCACCGTCGTGCAACGGGGCGTTAGTCTGACCGACTTGGAACAAGGCGGACGACGTCCGGAAGGCGCGGCCAGCAAAGCGTTCACCAAAAAGGAAAATAAAGGAAACAAGATTTTCCTGATCGCCGCGATCTCCGTGGGAGTGATTATCGTGCTGCTGGTTTTGTTCGCCTTGCTGTCCGCTGGCAAGCCGGGACAATAA
- the leuB gene encoding 3-isopropylmalate dehydrogenase — protein MSSKHFKIAALAGDGIGPEVMREAIKVLRATEKKFGFTLQITEAAVGWTGIDAAGKALPEATLALCRESDAILFGSVGLPDRDPTLPKEERPERAALLRIRKEFGLFANLRPVALPRALAAACPLAANRQGDGINILVVRELTGGMYFGQPKQTETLADGHRRAVDTMVYTTPEIERIAHVAFQSARLRRRKLTSIDKANVLENGILWRETVTQIGKQYPDVTLEHMFVDNGAMQLILRPTQFDVLLCENMFGDILSDEAAALGGSLGMLPSASLGATRAGNTFGFYEPAGGTAPDIAGKDLANPIAQILSGALMLRHSFGLNEAASAIEAAVTQAINAGHRTGDIFNPDEANARRVGTGAMGEAIVSAL, from the coding sequence ATGAGTTCTAAGCATTTCAAAATTGCCGCTCTGGCCGGAGACGGGATCGGACCGGAAGTGATGCGCGAAGCCATTAAGGTGCTCCGCGCGACGGAAAAGAAATTCGGTTTCACCTTGCAGATCACCGAAGCCGCGGTCGGTTGGACGGGCATTGACGCCGCCGGAAAAGCCCTGCCCGAGGCCACGCTGGCGTTGTGCCGAGAATCGGATGCCATTCTGTTTGGTTCGGTCGGCTTGCCGGATCGCGATCCCACGCTGCCGAAGGAGGAGCGTCCCGAGCGCGCCGCACTGCTCCGGATTCGCAAGGAGTTCGGTTTGTTTGCCAACTTGCGTCCCGTGGCGTTGCCCCGAGCGCTGGCGGCCGCGTGTCCCTTGGCGGCCAATCGTCAGGGCGACGGCATCAATATCCTCGTGGTGCGCGAGTTGACCGGCGGCATGTATTTCGGCCAGCCGAAGCAGACTGAAACCCTCGCGGACGGGCATCGTCGCGCCGTGGACACGATGGTTTACACCACGCCGGAGATTGAGCGGATCGCGCATGTGGCCTTCCAGTCGGCCAGATTGCGCCGCCGAAAACTCACCAGCATTGACAAGGCGAACGTGTTGGAAAATGGCATTCTGTGGCGCGAAACCGTCACGCAAATCGGCAAGCAATATCCGGACGTCACCCTGGAGCACATGTTTGTGGACAATGGCGCGATGCAACTGATTCTGCGGCCAACGCAGTTCGACGTGTTGCTCTGCGAAAACATGTTCGGAGACATTTTGAGCGACGAAGCGGCGGCGCTTGGCGGCTCGCTCGGCATGTTGCCCAGCGCCAGTCTGGGCGCGACGCGCGCCGGCAACACGTTTGGATTTTACGAACCGGCCGGCGGCACGGCCCCCGACATCGCCGGAAAGGACCTCGCCAATCCCATCGCGCAAATTCTGTCGGGCGCCCTGATGCTGCGTCACAGCTTCGGTTTGAATGAAGCCGCGAGCGCGATTGAAGCGGCGGTCACCCAAGCCATCAACGCCGGCCATCGCACGGGAGATATTTTCAATCCAGATGAAGCCAACGCCCGGCGCGTCGGCACCGGTGCCATGGGGGAGGCGATTGTTTCTGCGCTGTGA
- a CDS encoding NAD(P)/FAD-dependent oxidoreductase, with amino-acid sequence MAEKSILIIGAGVAGLATGCFGRMNGYRTLLLEHHSEAGGVAKAWKHQDYLIDGGVHYLMGHRPGSACHELYRELGILNGRSFPDLLNYCDFADESTGQRVSFTSDLGRLAQDLNHLAPEDAAAIADFIKGICAFQQVDIFALMQTPIELMGWRGAIRQAWGLRRVWRYLGGAYNLPSREFCQRFKNLTLRRIMQHLFLPEMPMWFVLLILSLLANRQMGLLSRSCHDFVASLLERYAGLGGEIRYNATVMEILVENDRAVGVRLENGTTLRADVVVSAGDGTNTIFKLLGGKYVGATIQKRYRHWPQLKPVVTLSFGLRRDFTGESHLRFLLLKDNLTIGNETIDGFPIRIFNYGEGFAPAGRTVFQVLLITDWNFWNDMINDRPRYQTEKKRVGDEILARLEPHYPGIISQVELVDMATPHTTWRFTLNNEGAFMGWSPTPVALRTPFKKTLPGLANFYMAGQWVMPGGGIPPCLFSGRHVIQLLCRADGKKFITSTA; translated from the coding sequence ATGGCTGAAAAATCCATTCTCATCATTGGTGCTGGCGTCGCCGGTCTGGCAACCGGTTGCTTTGGCCGGATGAACGGCTATCGCACGTTGCTGCTCGAACATCATTCCGAGGCGGGCGGCGTGGCCAAGGCTTGGAAACATCAGGATTACCTGATTGATGGCGGCGTGCATTATCTGATGGGGCATCGGCCCGGCTCGGCTTGTCATGAATTATATCGCGAACTGGGCATTTTGAACGGACGCTCATTTCCGGACCTGCTCAACTATTGCGATTTCGCTGATGAATCCACCGGGCAGCGGGTCAGCTTTACCTCCGACCTGGGCCGCCTCGCGCAGGACCTGAATCATCTCGCGCCCGAAGACGCGGCGGCGATTGCGGATTTCATCAAGGGCATTTGCGCGTTTCAGCAGGTTGACATCTTTGCATTGATGCAAACGCCCATTGAGCTGATGGGCTGGCGCGGCGCGATTCGACAAGCCTGGGGCTTGCGGCGCGTGTGGCGCTATCTGGGCGGCGCTTACAATTTGCCCAGCCGGGAGTTCTGCCAGCGCTTCAAGAACCTCACCCTGCGCCGCATCATGCAGCATCTGTTTTTGCCTGAAATGCCGATGTGGTTTGTGCTGCTGATTTTGTCATTGCTGGCCAACCGGCAGATGGGATTGCTCTCGCGCAGTTGTCATGATTTTGTCGCGAGTCTGCTGGAACGCTACGCGGGGCTGGGCGGCGAAATCCGTTACAACGCCACGGTGATGGAAATTCTTGTCGAAAATGATCGCGCCGTCGGCGTCCGTCTCGAAAACGGCACCACGTTACGCGCCGACGTGGTGGTTTCCGCCGGCGACGGTACGAACACCATCTTCAAACTGCTCGGCGGAAAATATGTCGGCGCGACAATTCAAAAGCGTTACCGCCACTGGCCGCAGCTCAAACCCGTGGTCACGTTGAGTTTCGGATTGCGCCGGGATTTCACCGGCGAATCCCACCTGCGCTTTCTGTTGCTCAAGGACAATCTCACCATCGGTAATGAAACCATTGATGGTTTTCCCATCCGTATCTTCAACTACGGCGAAGGTTTCGCGCCGGCGGGGCGGACGGTGTTTCAGGTGTTGCTCATCACCGACTGGAATTTCTGGAACGACATGATCAACGACCGTCCGCGTTATCAGACGGAAAAAAAGCGCGTGGGCGACGAAATCCTTGCCCGGCTCGAACCGCATTATCCCGGCATCATCTCGCAGGTGGAACTGGTGGACATGGCCACCCCGCACACCACCTGGCGGTTCACGCTGAACAACGAAGGCGCGTTCATGGGGTGGTCGCCGACCCCGGTCGCGCTGCGTACTCCGTTCAAAAAAACGCTGCCGGGTCTGGCGAACTTTTACATGGCTGGTCAGTGGGTCATGCCCGGTGGCGGCATTCCGCCCTGTCTTTTCTCCGGTCGCCACGTCATTCAACTGCTGTGCCGCGCCGACGGCAAAAAGTTCATTACGTCCACGGCGTGA
- a CDS encoding zinc-binding dehydrogenase, translating to MLTPRPDREFAAAPDAGMKALQLTAFGTPGQFELRQLTDPLPGLGEVVVEVFACGLNHLDLWLEADGLPVRVPLPRTPGGEVAGRVSRVGGNVVGWQPGDRVAVQSNLTCGQCEFCRRGEASVCLKSELLGVNRDGGFAEQVVVPASALVALPGRLDYVASAALTLAGSTAMHMLTDRAQVRPDDWVLVMGGASGVGSAAIQIARQLGARVISTGSTEPKRQLAQQLGAELVVDTTDPNWPMAVRQHTKRRGVDLVIEHVGGEVLARCFACLARNGTIVTCGATAGREVTLNLWPFFVKQQRLIGSYGRNRADLQATLDWAAAGKLNPVIDSIFPLTDGAAAFAKLRSRQVLGKVLIEVKRAAS from the coding sequence ATGCTGACGCCGCGTCCGGACCGGGAATTTGCCGCGGCTCCGGACGCCGGTATGAAAGCTTTGCAACTCACCGCGTTTGGCACGCCCGGCCAGTTTGAACTGCGCCAACTGACCGACCCGCTCCCTGGTCTCGGGGAAGTGGTGGTCGAGGTTTTTGCGTGTGGGCTTAACCATCTCGATCTCTGGCTGGAAGCGGACGGATTACCCGTGCGCGTGCCGCTGCCGCGAACGCCCGGTGGCGAAGTGGCGGGCCGCGTCAGCCGCGTCGGCGGCAACGTTGTTGGTTGGCAACCGGGTGATCGGGTCGCGGTTCAATCCAATCTCACTTGCGGCCAATGCGAGTTTTGCCGGCGCGGCGAAGCATCCGTCTGTCTCAAAAGCGAATTGCTCGGCGTGAATCGCGATGGTGGTTTCGCCGAGCAAGTCGTGGTGCCCGCGTCCGCTTTGGTGGCGTTGCCCGGGCGATTGGATTACGTCGCTTCCGCCGCGTTGACCCTGGCTGGTAGCACCGCCATGCACATGCTGACCGATCGCGCTCAAGTGCGCCCCGACGATTGGGTTCTCGTCATGGGCGGCGCGAGCGGGGTGGGATCGGCGGCGATTCAGATTGCGCGGCAGTTGGGCGCGCGCGTCATCAGCACTGGTTCGACTGAACCCAAACGGCAACTGGCCCAACAACTGGGTGCGGAGTTGGTCGTGGATACGACTGATCCGAATTGGCCCATGGCCGTGCGGCAGCACACCAAACGGCGCGGGGTGGATCTGGTCATTGAACACGTTGGCGGTGAGGTGTTGGCGCGCTGCTTCGCGTGTCTGGCGCGCAACGGAACGATCGTTACGTGTGGCGCGACGGCGGGCCGCGAGGTCACGCTCAACCTCTGGCCGTTCTTCGTAAAGCAACAGCGGCTCATCGGCAGTTACGGTCGAAATCGCGCCGATTTGCAGGCGACATTGGACTGGGCCGCCGCCGGCAAACTTAACCCCGTCATTGATTCCATCTTTCCGCTGACGGACGGGGCTGCCGCTTTTGCCAAACTACGCTCGCGTCAGGTGCTCGGCAAGGTGCTGATCGAAGTGAAGCGCGCGGCGTCTTGA
- a CDS encoding DUF1361 domain-containing protein yields the protein MSELKGVLPKEIFAPLAALLLASAVCGVFVVVRVLLTGWINYLFLIWNLFLAWLPLVFAVLAQNQFRKMTATEKPSIRFWAWAVLWLLFLPNASYIFTDLVHLQDRRFFNFWLDLTVILSCALTGLILGFVALFLMQSVVTRRYGSWIGWGFVAISTGLSSFGIYLGRFLRFNSWDVIAKPHRLYHGISSFPLGQPQHLAFFGLFAVFLFLTYLMLYALTRLPSPRQPASMNDELLEPPPDHRQAPESSSEMSSPDERKHEARSREI from the coding sequence ATGAGTGAGTTGAAAGGGGTCTTGCCAAAAGAAATTTTCGCGCCGCTGGCCGCGCTGCTGCTGGCTTCGGCGGTTTGCGGCGTGTTCGTGGTGGTGCGGGTTCTCTTGACAGGCTGGATCAACTACCTGTTTTTAATCTGGAATTTATTCCTCGCCTGGTTGCCGCTGGTTTTTGCGGTGCTGGCGCAAAACCAATTTCGCAAGATGACGGCAACCGAAAAACCATCCATCCGCTTTTGGGCCTGGGCCGTGTTGTGGCTGCTCTTCCTGCCCAATGCGTCGTACATCTTCACGGACCTGGTGCATCTGCAAGACCGGCGGTTTTTTAATTTCTGGCTGGATTTAACCGTCATTCTATCGTGCGCGTTGACCGGATTGATCCTGGGATTCGTCGCGCTGTTCCTGATGCAATCCGTGGTTACGCGGCGCTACGGCAGTTGGATCGGCTGGGGCTTCGTGGCGATCAGCACCGGTTTGAGCAGCTTTGGGATTTATCTGGGGCGCTTCCTGCGTTTCAACAGTTGGGATGTCATTGCCAAACCGCATCGGCTCTATCACGGCATCAGCTCTTTTCCTTTGGGGCAACCGCAGCATCTGGCTTTCTTCGGATTGTTCGCGGTGTTTCTATTCCTCACCTACCTGATGCTCTACGCGCTGACGCGATTGCCATCTCCCCGGCAACCAGCCTCGATGAATGATGAATTGCTCGAACCGCCACCCGACCACCGGCAAGCGCCAGAATCAAGTTCGGAAATGTCATCACCGGACGAGCGGAAGCACGAAGCCCGATCGAGAGAAATTTAA